The Arctopsyche grandis isolate Sample6627 chromosome 7, ASM5162203v2, whole genome shotgun sequence genome includes a window with the following:
- the LOC143914186 gene encoding uncharacterized protein LOC143914186 produces the protein MENNDAGESSCKKHSHNDNTSSSRPLKKAKFPWQVKGKYHLKDQDEAMDEDPVQPEETTAVPSVKTESAEPDNSNPVENKFDNKVEENLEMLGDYLLKQDFSSLNTLLFGPETEENAKKATENSTSSDQSASTTYPKYTPSYNNVPNSNNNNGSISPITIEISDSSSDVDTNIQPANPIKQRVPREDDQTLRRWQARQIAKGYVDNTINRVLDSWFVAPLPPNVEENRRLGLDVTGLLDDLSGDDGIENEGILMAISAHGLQNNRATARTRENITPRTRNLSTSNENLFSPPRSFRFEPCYQERSRLLELTDALERSTSDPTNPQPWSIHEESCDCALDDNRLPYGLLPYRRRRILENAARSTANPTPTVDEPMVSSSETKKEPEESPSPSQSNDSSSGSSNNNENTSMSNSAQNDFSIPNNTNGEQFEEHFDFLDAAVSYAIQAKGLIPF, from the exons ATGGAAAACAATGACGCAGGCGAATCGTCATGTAAAAAGCACTCACATAATGACAACACATCCAGCAGTCGTCCGTTGAAGAAGGCCAAATTCCCATGGCAGGTCAAGGGAAAGTATCACTTGAAAGACCAAGACGAAGCGATGGATGAGGATCCAGTTCAGCCTGAAGAGACAACGGCAGTTCCAAGTGTAAAAACAGAGTCAGCCGAGCCCGACAATTCAAACCCGGTCGAAAACAAGTTTGATAATAAAGTCGAGGAGAATCTGGAGATGCTTGGCGATTACCTGCTAAAGCAGGACTTTAGCAGCTTGAACACTTTGCTGTTCGGGCCTGAGACCGAAGAAAATGCGAAAAAGGCCACCGAAAACAGCACTTCGTCTGATCAAAGTGCCTCAACGACGTATCCCAAGTACACTCCTTCGTACAACAATGTTCCTAATAGTAACAATAATAATGGTAGTATATCTCCTATTACTATAGAAATATCAGACTCTTCTAGTGATGTCGATACTAATATTCAACCTGCAAACCCTATAAAACAACGGGTCCCTAGAGAAGATGACCAAACTCTAAGAAGATGGCAGGCCAGACAG ATCGCAAAGGGTTACGTGGACAATACAATAAACAGGGTTTTGGATTCGTGGTTTGTCGCCCCGTTGCCTCCAAACGTCGAAGAGAACCGGCGGTTGGGTCTCGATGTGACTGGACTCCTAGACGACCTATCCGGGGACGACGGCATCGAAAACGAAGGTATACTGATGGCAATATCAGCTCACGGTCTACAAAACAACCGGGCAACCGCCCGAACAAGAGAAAATATAACGCCAAGGACCAGAAACTTATCCACATCaaacgaaaatttattttcgcCTCCAAGGTCGTTCAGATTTGAACCATGCTACCAGGAGAGAAGTAGACTATTAGAGTTGACAGATGCTCTCGAAAGGAGTACCAGTGATCCGACTAATCCACAGCCTTGGTCAATTCACGAAGAATCGTGCGACTGTGCGCTCGATGATAATCGTTTGCCCTACGGGTTGCTTCCATATCGCCGACGTAGGATTCTTGAAAACGCTGCTCGATCGACTGCAAATCCTACTCCAACTGTTGACGAACCCATGGTATCCAGTAGTGAAACGAAGAAAGAACCTGAAGAATCACCCTCACCCTCGCAATCCAATGATTCGAGTAGTGGAAGTTCAAACAACAATGAGAACACCTCGATGAGCAATTCCGCACAGAACGACTTTTCCATTCCGAATAACACTAACGGCGAACAGTTTGAAGAACATTTTGATTTTCTAGATGCGGCTGTTTCGTACGCCATACAAGCTAAAGGCTTAATTCCATTTTAA